The Chitinophaga sp. H8 region ACCTCACTGAATGCAGCACTGGAACAACGCCGGTCCATGCGTAGCAATGCTTTACCGGGTAACGGCTTTAACGGAATGTTGGAAACCAGAAGAAGATTGCGGTAACGCTTTTCTTATTTATTGCCTTCCATCACTTTCAGGGACCGGAATTTGCCTGCCATCATGGCCTTATCAGCAGCAGATATGACCATCCTGATAGTAGTGGTTGCCTGGTAGAAGAACGCCGGATGAATACGGCTGAATTCATCCGACACTTTATGATAATCAGGATGATCTTCTACTCCAAAATAAAGGAAGGGAATATGCAGCTTAAAAAATTCAAAATGATCGCTCTGGCTGGTCCAGTCATTAGCGCCATCTTCTTTTTTATCATGGCCTGTAACAAGTTTTATTTTGCTTTGCGGGGCTACTGCTGTAATCACTTCTTTAAGCTCCGGAAACTGATGCGTACCGCAAACATATAATTCCTGGTTATCATTACGACTCACCATATCCATGTTAATGTTAAGCTTCATTTGCGCTACCGGAACAGGGGGGTGCTGCAAAAATGCCTTAGCTCCTTCCAGCCCCATTTCTTCTGCGTCCAGTGCCGCAAAGATCAGGGTATGTTGTGGGGGATGCTGATGAAAATATTGCGCAATGGCCAGCATTGCACTTACGCCTGATGCATTATCATCGGCGCCATTGTAAATACTATCTGTTGCC contains the following coding sequences:
- a CDS encoding M28 family peptidase; amino-acid sequence: MKILCYSAFLLLSVPVLAQSAIDSSLLMETIRTLSDNKFEGRKTGTRGNRMAQFYIRDAFKKVGVVPYNGTYEYPFYFEAGGKRIMGTNLYGYIQGKSDQAIVITAHYDHLGVGKPPAPATDSIYNGADDNASGVSAMLAIAQYFHQHPPQHTLIFAALDAEEMGLEGAKAFLQHPPVPVAQMKLNINMDMVSRNDNQELYVCGTHQFPELKEVITAVAPQSKIKLVTGHDKKEDGANDWTSQSDHFEFFKLHIPFLYFGVEDHPDYHKVSDEFSRIHPAFFYQATTTIRMVISAADKAMMAGKFRSLKVMEGNK